In the genome of Henningerozyma blattae CBS 6284 chromosome 5, complete genome, one region contains:
- the SOD2 gene encoding superoxide dismutase SOD2 (similar to Saccharomyces cerevisiae SOD2 (YHR008C); ancestral locus Anc_5.590), translated as MLSRSAIALRFTRPAVRALSTTATPSVSLPDLAWDFSALEPYISGQINELHYTKHHQTYVSGFNTANAQRQELLEELNRATGGGDPNAPTPQHIAQKLVGLERNIRFHGGGFTNHCHFWNSLTPASLGGGSLDLNSDLGRQVVAQFGSQEALQKRVNELLAWIQGSGWVFVTKDVSAGKPRIGLVTTQNQDTVAPGTTILLAIDAWEHAYYLQYQNRKAEYFSAIWHVINWSHAQKQWEK; from the coding sequence ATGCTCTCCCGTTCTGCAATTGCCCTACGTTTTACTCGTCCAGCCGTACGTGCTCTATCCACCACCGCTACCCCCTCAGTAAGTCTTCCAGACTTGGCCTGGGACTTCTCTGCCCTAGAACCTTATATCAGTGGTCAAATCAATGAACTTCATTACACTAAACACCACCAAACTTACGTTAGTGGTTTCAACACTGCAAATGCTCAACGTCAAGAACTTCTCGAAGAATTGAATCGTGCCACTGGTGGTGGCGACCCTAATGCTCCTACTCCACAACATATAGCACAAAAACTTGTTGGTCTCGAGCGTAACATTCGTTTCCATGGCGGTGGGTTCACCAACCATTGTCATTTCTGGAACAGTTTGACTCCAGCTTCCTTGGGAGGCGGTTCTTTAGATCTCAATTCTGATCTAGGTCGTCAAGTCGTTGCACAATTCGGTTCTCAAGAAGCTCTACAAAAACGTGTTAACGAACTACTGGCGTGGATTCAAGGTTCAGGTTGGGTTTTTGTGACCAAAGATGTCTCTGCAGGTAAACCTCGTATCGGCCTTGTCACTACACAAAACCAAGACACGGTAGCACCAGGAACCACCATTCTATTAGCCATCGATGCTTGGGAACATGCATACTATTTGCAATATCAAAACCGTAAAGCTGAATACTTCTCTGCCATCTGGCACGTGATCAACTGGTCACATGCACAGAAACAATGGGAAAAATAA
- the ERG11 gene encoding sterol 14-demethylase (similar to Saccharomyces cerevisiae ERG11 (YHR007C); ancestral locus Anc_5.588), giving the protein MNDGSVVLSLLSQLVYYLSLFHALPLLQKLSIIFITPFLYSITYQVLYSLRNDRPPLVFYWIPWLGSAVPYGTKPYEFFQNCRDKYGDIFTFYMMGRMMTVYLGPKGHEFVFNAKLADVSAEDAYSHLTTPVFGKGVIYDVPNHRLMDQKKFVKGALSVESFKSYVPLILEEIYQYISTSTNFKFSKNSSNSTEIDVMVTQPEMTIFTASRSLLGKDIRDKLNTDFAYLYSDLDKGFTPINFVFPNLPLPHYKKRDRAQQIISDTYMSLIQERRANNDIVEGRDLIDQLMLHSTYKDGTKMTDREISNLLIGVLMGGQHTSAATSAWALLHLADHPEVQQELYEEQLKVLGDRELTYDDLQNMPLLNQMLKETLRLHHPLHSLFRKVTRDMHVPNTSYTVPKNYHVLVSPGYTHLQSNYFPDPHAFKIHRWDNDSASSYQTGDSIDYGFGAISKGVSSPYLPFGGGRHRCIGESFAFMQLGVLMSVFVRNFTWSFPKGINSVPDSDFQSMVTLPIGPAKIVLQKRQE; this is encoded by the coding sequence ATGAACGACGGCTCGGTGGTTCTCTCTTTACTCTCCCAATTGGTATATTACCTCTCATTGTTCCATGCTTTGCCCTTGTTGCAAAAACTTTCGATAATTTTCATCACTCCATTCCTTTACTCAATCACTTATCAAGTCCTTTACTCGTTAAGAAATGATAGACCTCCTCTTGTGTTTTATTGGATCCCTTGGTTAGGTTCTGCTGTCCCCTACGGTACTAAACCATAcgaatttttccaaaattgtAGAGACAAATATGGTGATATTTTCACTTTTTATATGATGGGTAGAATGATGACTGTTTATTTGGGTCCCAAAGGTCATGAATTCGTATTTAATGCCAAATTGGCAGACGTTTCTGCTGAAGACGCATATTCACACTTGACCACTCCAGTTTTTGGTAAAGGTGTCATTTATGACGTTCCAAACCATCGTTTAATggatcaaaaaaaattcgtTAAAGGTGCATTGTCTGTTGaatctttcaaatcatACGTTCCATTGATTCTTGaagaaatttatcaatatattaGTACTTCTaccaatttcaaattctctAAGAACTCTTCAAATTCTACAGAAATTGACGTCATGGTTACTCAGCCAGAAATGACCATATTTACCGCTTCACGTTCTCTATTGGGGAAAGATATTAGAGATAAATTAAACACGGATTTTGCTTACTTGTACAGTGACTTAGATAAAGGTTTTACCCCAATCAATTTCGTCTTCCCTAATTTACCCCTACCTCATTACAAGAAGAGAGATAGAGCTCAACAAATTATCTCTGACACTTATATGTCTTTGATTCAAGAAAGAAGagcaaataatgatatcgTAGAAGGTAGAGATTTGATAGATCAATTGATGTTACACTCCACTTATAAAGATGGTACAAAGATGACTGACCgtgaaatttcaaacttGCTAATTGGTGTTCTTATGGGGGGGCAACATACCTCGGCGGCTACTTCGGCTTGGGCATTATTGCATCTTGCTGATCACCCAGAAGTGCAACAGGAATTGTATGAAGAACAATTGAAGGTCCTAGGAGACAGAGAATTGACTTATGATGATTTGCAAAACATGCCATTATTGAACCAAATGCTTAAGGAAACTTTGAGATTACATCATCCATTACACTCTCTATTTAGAAAAGTCACTAGAGATATGCATGTTCCAAATACTTCTTACACTGTTCCTAAAAACTACCATGTCCTTGTTTCACCAGGTTACACTCACTTGCAATCAAACTATTTCCCAGATCCACACGCTTTCAAAATCCATAGATGGGATAATGATTCTGCTTCATCTTATCAAACTGGTGACTCGATAGATTATGGGTTTGGTGCCATTTCCAAGGGTGTCTCCAGTCCTTACTTGCCATTTGGTGGTGGTAGACATAGATGTATTGGTGAATCCTTTGCCTTTATGCAATTAGGAGTCTTGATGTCTGTCTTTGTTAGAAATTTCACATGGTCTTTCCCCAAGGGAATAAATTCCGTACCAGACTCAGATTTCCAAAGTATGGTCACTTTACCAATAGGTCCTGCAAAGATTGTTTTGCAAAAGAGACAAGAATAG
- the TBLA0E02820 gene encoding C2H2-type zinc finger protein (similar to Saccharomyces cerevisiae STP1 (YDR463W) and STP2 (YHR006W); ancestral locus Anc_5.586), with protein sequence MVKNGEEGVEGNYICHYCDASFRLMSYLTRHIKKHAIEKAFKCPFYNEKLPADLRCHVSGGFSRKDTFKMHLKCRHFIYPKGIKQNERSKYSGNCAQCGEFFHNSNDWMDNHISTGQCKSLPQGFRMKSEVKSGKLKRIKTSTGNLRFISTAKSVVEPNVLLNKDAIEAMAIVAKDSRDYGGVFSKYGDNGLMMKPVIGDRKRELEEEEVEDLEEEYMNWRSHGRGKRDIPKCMSDYHLFKDVENEEVKGSPFEKFIMKITRREREVEEKAREEENEEELIPLDMTQCPIDELPVEFIENNCHFYNYEEMFN encoded by the coding sequence ATGGTAAAGAATGGTGAAGAAGGAGTAGAGGGCAATTATATCTGTCATTATTGTGATGCGTCATTCCGGTTGATGAGTTATTTGACTCGACATATTAAAAAACATGCTATTGAAAAAGCTTTTAAATGTCCAttttataatgaaaaattaccaGCGGACTTACGATGCCATGTCTCTGGAGGGTTTAGTCGTAAAGACACATTTAAGATGCATTTAAAATGCCGACATTTTATCTATCCAAAGGGtattaaacaaaatgaACGGTCTAAATATTCAGGGAATTGCGCACAATGTGGagaattttttcataatagTAATGACTGGATGGATAATCATATTAGTACAGGGCAATGTAAGAGTTTACCTCAAGGTTTTCGAATGAAATCTGAAGTGAAATCAGGGAAATTAAAACGTATCAAGACTTCAACAGGTAATTTAAGATTTATCTCTACTGCCAAGAGTGTAGTGGAACCTAATGTACTATTAAATAAGGATGCTATAGAAGCAATGGCTATTGTCGCTAAGGATAGTCGAGATTATGGTGGCGTGTTTAGTAAATATGGTGATAATGGGTTAATGATGAAACCTGTGATTGGCGATAGGAAAAGagaattagaagaagaagaagtagaagatttagaagaagaatataTGAATTGGAGAAGTCATGGAAGAGGTAAAAGAGATATACCGAAATGTATGAGTGattatcatttatttaaagatgTAGAGAATGAAGAAGTGAAGGGTTCaccatttgaaaaatttataatgaaGATTACAAGACGGGAGAGAGAAGTGGAGGAGAAAGCTcgagaagaagaaaatgaagaagaactAATACCGTTAGATATGACACAATGCCCTATTGACGAATTACCCGTGGAGTTTATAGAGAATAATTGTCACTTTTACAATTATGAAGAAATGTTTAACTGA
- the PFA5 gene encoding palmitoyltransferase PFA5 (similar to Saccharomyces cerevisiae PFA5 (YDR459C); ancestral locus Anc_5.579), producing the protein MTMNWPKFKKPKWFKFIVPSIVLGLQVYGTWGFSHKLCYNMIYKTFHRESIAIGLITIVSTLDLVVIALWVQVVLIIGPGKQPFVPPFQLFTNDTESDDDDNETAVLPPITYQCDPHGYPFWCSECQSLKLERTHHSSAMGHCVPRFDHYCVWVGTVIGKDNYLLFLQFVAYYAINLSIIWVSIVSYIHMIIRKRPNQPHHHFNTNLIIILVFAILGWLFTVGLFFANIYYISKNRTSLEMLLQKHKKNSPLKKKFICHYSKINKSRYVVEFTNDGFFDFWNKSKIYTNIKEFLGSNILFWFIPLPMNRYKSSPPFFINNNYEINTDEKFSTQNKHLHLENVLGPYLETYGDETIRRINEKINNMEYITTLDAYGDKYMNENDNTL; encoded by the coding sequence ATGACAATGAATTGGcctaaatttaaaaaaccAAAATGGTTTAAATTCATCGTACCGTCAATCGTCCTTGGGTTACAAGTTTATGGGACTTGGGGATTCTCTCATAAATTATGTTATAATATGATTTATAAGACATTCCATAGAGAATCCATTGCTATAGGTTTAATAACAATTGTCTCGACTCTAGATCTAGTCGTTATCGCTCTTTGGGTTCAGGTAGTTTTAATTATTGGTCCTGGCAAACAACCATTTGTACCACCTTTCCAATTATTTACAAATGATACGGAaagtgatgatgatgataatgaaactgCAGTATTACCTCCAATAACATATCAATGCGATCCTCATGGTTATCCCTTCTGGTGTAGTGAATGTCAAAGTTTGAAATTGGAAAGAACTCATCATTCTTCGGCAATGGGTCATTGTGTTCCCAGATTCGATCATTATTGTGTTTGGGTAGGAACCGTGATTGGTAAAGACAATtacttattatttttacaattcGTCGCTTATTATGCAATAAATTTATCCATAATTTGGGTTTCAATCGTATCATATATTCATAtgattattagaaaaaggCCTAATCAACCACATCATCATTTTAatacaaatttaattatcaTCCTAGTATTTGCTATATTAGGTTGGTTGTTCACAGTAGGCTTATTCTttgcaaatatttattatatttctaaaaatcGTACTTCTTTAGAAATGCTTTTACAAAagcataaaaaaaattctccattaaaaaaaaaattcatctgccattattccaaaattaataaatctagATACGTAGTGGAATTTACCAACGATGGATTTTTCGATTTTTGGAATAAAAGCAAAAtttatacaaatattaaagaatttttaggTTCAAATATACTGTTTTGGTTTATACCTTTACCTATGAATAGATACAAGTCCTCTCCACCTTtctttatcaataataattatgaaattaatactgatgaaaaattttcaactCAAAATAAGCATTTACACTTAGAGAATGTTTTAGGTCCCTATTTAGAAACTTATGGTGATGAAACAATACGAcgaattaatgaaaaaatcaataatatgGAATATATTACAACTTTAGATGCTTATGGCgataaatatatgaatGAAAACGATAATACATTATAA
- the TBLA0E02840 gene encoding uncharacterized protein (similar to Saccharomyces cerevisiae AMD1 (YML035C); ancestral locus Anc_5.578): MTKASASPDLDLYPAPSYDEADSHSSGLFLDNENHDPLVYIPSGESSEAPATRISSRLSDGVPVAILAQFSYHENNQLFENNFKQHAVDEPPSTDSALVEQVSQMATQMSNLSTRAGGKTRTLSSGAKYSVPDPLPKSESWHTSSEKNSSIDLHNNLQKHDSDNSYKMGILAEDASEQLLEDPSPELIGLYSNVRECRTVREKYQNLSLQKDFQNPNNSPNWKVYPPPPQPSYDPETKTVSKTLRVPDAEIFDINKCDIPGEDLEWDFNINDDDSYIVHKINDEKSLIANIPTLRDYYSDLDKMIAISSDGPAKSFAFRRLQYLEARWNLYYLLNEYRETNVSKKNPHRDFYNVRKVDTHVHHSACMNQKHLLRFIKYKLRNSGNEKVIFRDGKVLTLSEVFQSLNLTGYDLSIDTLDMHAHKDTFHRFDKFNLKYNPIGESRLREIFLKTNNYIKGSYLAEITGQVINDLEYSKYQNCEYRISIYGRSMDEWDKLASWIVDNKLISHNVRWLIQIPRLYDIYKRTGIIKNFQDVCKNIFQPLFEVTKNPQSHPKLHIFLQRVIGFDSVDDESKVDRRFHRKYPKPSLWESAQNPPYSYYLYYLYSSMASLNQWRAKRGFNTLVLRPHCGEAGDPEHLISAYMLAKGISHGILLRKVPFVQYLYYLDQVGIAMSPLSNNALFLTYDKNPFPHYFKRGLNVSLSTDDPLQFSYTREPLIEEYSVAAQIYKLSNVDMCELARNSVLQSGWEAQIKEHWLGKNFRKEGVDGNDVTKTNVPNVRINFRHDTLATELELMEHFANFKQDI; the protein is encoded by the coding sequence ATGACAAAGGCATCAGCTTCCCCAGATCTAGATTTATATCCAGCCCCATCTTATGATGAAGCGGATTCCCATTCCTCAGGCTTATTTTTGGATAATGAGAATCATGATCCTTTAGTATATATTCCTTCTGGTGAATCTTCGGAAGCTCCTGCTACAAGAATTTCTTCCAGATTATCAGATGGAGTACCAGTTGCTATTTTGGCTCAATTTTCTTATCACGAAAATAATCAACTCTTTgaaaacaattttaagcAACATGCTGTAGATGAACCACCTTCTACAGACTCTGCATTGGTGGAACAAGTTTCTCAAATGGCTACTCAAATGAGCAATTTGAGTACGAGAGCTGGCGGCAAAACTAGAACTCTTTCTTCTGGTGCAAAGTATAGCGTTCCTGATCCTTTGCCTAAAAGTGAATCTTGGCATACTTCTTCTGAAAAGAATTCCAGTATCGATTTACATAATAACTTGCAAAAGCATGACAGCGATAATTCCTACAAGATGGGAATCTTAGCTGAGGATGCTAGTGAACAGTTGTTAGAAGATCCTTCACCCGAATTAATCGGTTTATATTCAAATGTTAGAGAATGTAGAACTGTTAGAGAGAAATATCAAAACTTATCTTTACAAAAAGACTTCCAAAACCCTAACAATAGCCCAAACTGGAAAGTTTATCCACCTCCACCTCAACCTTCTTATGATCCTGAAACAAAGACTGTGTCAAAGACACTTAGAGTTCCAGATGCggaaatttttgatattaataagTGTGACATTCCAGGTGAAGATTTAGAGTGggattttaatataaatgatgatgattctTACATTGTTCATAAGATCAATGATGAGAAAAGTTTAATTGCAAATATACCTACTTTAAGGGATTATTATTCTGATTTAGATAAAATGATTGCCATTTCTTCTGATGGCCCTGCTAAATCATTTGCATTTAGAAGGCTACAATATTTAGAAGCTCGTTGGaatctatattatttattgaatgaATATAGAGAAACAAATgtttcaaagaaaaatccACATAGAGATTTTTATAATGTCAGAAAAGTAGATACTCACGTTCATCATTCTGCCTGTATGAACCAAAAACATTTATTAagattcattaaatataaattgaGAAATTCTGGTAATGAAAAAGTCATATTCAGAGATGGTAAGGTTTTAACATTATCAGAGGTATTccaatctttaaatttaactGGTTATGATCTTTCTATTGATACTCTAGATATGCATGCTCATAAAGATACTTTCCATAGATTCGacaaatttaatttgaaatataatcCGATTGGTGAATCTCGTCTaagagaaatatttttaaagactaataattatatcaaaGGGTCTTATCTAGCAGAAATTACTGGCCAAgttattaatgatttagaatattccaaatatcaaaattgtGAATATAGAATTTCCATCTATGGTAGATCAATGGATGAATGGGATAAATTGGCAAGCTGGAttgttgataataaattaatatcacACAATGTACGTTggttaattcaaattccaCGTTTAtatgatatttataaacGAACCGGTATCATTAAGAATTTCCAAGATGTTTGTaagaatattttccaaccattatttgaagttaCTAAAAATCCTCAATCTCATCCTAAAttacatatttttttacaacGTGTAATTGGGTTTGATTCTGTTGATGATGAATCTAAAGTAGATCGTAGATTTCATAGAAAGTATCCCAAACCATCTTTATGGGAATCTGCTCAGAATCCTCCATACTCTTATTActtgtattatttatattcaagTATGGCATCATTAAATCAATGGAGAGCTAAAAGAGGGTTTAATACATTGGTATTACGTCCACACTGTGGTGAAGCTGGTGATCCAGAACATTTAATTTCTGCTTATATGCTAGCTAAAGGTATTTCTCATGgtattttattaagaaaaGTTCCATTTgttcaatatttatattatttggatcAAGTTGGCATTGCCATGTCAccattatcaaataatgcattatttttaacgTATGATAAAAATCCATTCCCAcattatttcaaaagagGTTTAAATGTTTCATTATCTACCGATGATCCATTACAATTTTCCTATACAAGAGAACcattaattgaagaatattCAGTTGCAGcacaaatttataaattatctaatgtTGATATGTGTGAATTAGCAAGAAATTCTGTTTTACAAAGTGGTTGGGAAGCTCAAATTAAAGAGCATTGGCTAggtaaaaattttagaaaagaaGGTGTTGATGGTAACGATGTTACAAAGACAAATGTTCCAAACgttagaattaattttagaCATGATACGTTGGCAacagaattagaattaatggAACATTTTGCTAATTTTAAACAAGATATCTaa